The genomic DNA TTATTGCCCCATTTTTTTGCTCTATTAGAATCCCTTAGAACCTCTTTAATACCCCACGCAATATCTACAGGATCACTGCCATTTACATGTATACCATTTTGATCGGGGCCAGAAGAAAGAATCTGTTCTTTAAAGCCAACAATACCCCTTGCTCCAACAACTACTGGTTTTTTCATAGCCATAGCTTCAAGGCTAACAATCCCAAAAGGCTCATAGACTGATGGAAAAGCACATACATCTGCAGCAGCGTAATGTATTATACGCTCATTTTCAGGTACAAATTTAAACTGACAAATGACACTATTATTTAGTCCTAAACGTTCGATTAATTCTACAACATCTTTTTGTTCTTCTCCTTTTCCTAGAACAACTAACTTTGTTTTTGGAAATTCATTGAGAATTAAGGGTAAGGCTTGGATGAGGTTTCTAACACCTTTTACCCATGCTAATCTTCCAATAAATAATATCATTTGTTCATCTTCTTTTATATTATACTTATCCCTAAGTTTTTGACCAGCTTCTTTATTCACGTTCTCAAGATTGTAGCGTTCAGGATCAACACCATTCCATACAACATGAATTTTTTTCTCATCCCAACCATGACGAGTTAAATCTTCTTTCATTAGATAACTAACTGTTATGTTACTATCTGCTACTTGTGCTGTTGTGTTTTCAAGATGAGAAATTATACGAGAACCTCCATCACCACTTCTACCCCATTCTGTTGAATGTATATGAAAAACCATAGGGATTTTTAACTCGTTTTTAATTGTCAACCCGGTTATACTACTTAACCAATCATGTACACATATAATATCATAATTATCTCCATTTTTCCTTATGAGTTCATTTACAAACTTTGTCGCGGAAAGTATGTTATAAACAAACATATCACTAAAGAATTTAATATGAGTCCCCCATCTTCTTAGATCTTCAGAAACGAACAAAGGAAAAACGTTCGAAGCATCTGCAATCATTGGTCTATGAACTTCAACACCCTTAATAATTTCTCTGGTCTTAATGCCTATATTGTTAAGTGTAAAAACTGAGACGTCATGTCCAAGCTCCACAAATTGTCTTGTAATATATTCAGCATAGATTCCAAGCCCGCCAACAAGCAATGGGGGATATTCCCATATAAAAAATCCTATTCTCAGCTTTCATTCACCTAAAACAAGATTTTGTCTATCAGTATTATTAGTTTCGTTAAGTTAAGTTTTAGAGTTTCAATAGAGATAGCCTAAAAATTTCTTCTACTATTTAGCTTTTATAAGATAATGTCATAATCCTTATGGTTTGATTGTTGAGCCAATCGAGGATTCTGATTGGGATTTTGCCAAGAGTAAAAGGGTAATGTTGAGGAAGTTGGGATGTGAATGGTCTTCCTCTGTCTTTACTGTAAAGATCAATATCGATGGTCACGAGTTCTATATTCCTAATAGAGACTATCCTTACGAAGGTTTACTATCAGTGGTCAATGGAGAGAACTGGAAATTTCTCGATGGAGTCGCATTTTCTTTATTTAGCGATAAGGCATTAAAGCTAAATGCAAAATTTGTGGAAGTTAACCCTTGGGTAGCAAGGTATGTTTATGACTCTGATCTTGGTGAATTTTCTGTACAATATTACTTGATGCCGATCAAGAAAGGATGTTCTTTAATCATGTTTTTTAATAAGCCAATCGAGACTGAGCTACTTATAGCGCCATTAGTGGATTTAAGGCATATGTATTCAGCCTCCTTTTCTTACAATATTATGGAGTTTAATAATAAAACTAAATTCTCTTCTCAAGGTAAAGAGTTAGTAATTGGAAGAGGTAAAGTTAAGAAGATTTTTAACATAAAGATTGACTGGGTGTACAAATTATACGATGGTTTTAGAGAAGTTATAAACGGTAATGTCTTCTTTAAAGAGTGCACTAAGAAAGTATCTGTACCTATGATTATGAAAGTTGACAGATGTGTTGGGTTCGCATGTGGATCCATGGAAGAGACTAATAGCATACTCGATGAATCACTAAGGTATTGGAGGTCGGAGCTAGAGAACGACAAGGCATACTTCGACAAGCTCTTTTCTTGGTGTAATTTTATTGGTGAGGGTAAAGACTATGCTTTGGCTTCAAGGATATTCACTTTGAAGAGTTTCAGATATCAAGTGTTATTGAAAAATGATGTCAAACTCTTTCCCGAGGCAGGTGCTTGGTGGTTTAGGACTATGTGGTTAAGGGATGTGTGTGAAGGATTATTGAACAACTACTACACTATAAAGCACTTATTAGAAGATTCGAGCTTCTTAAGAGAGTTTATTGATGGGGTTCTAGATCTTCAAAATGACAATGGGTTTTTCCCACTTAAGCTACCAGAGAAGTCGGGGGACAAGCTCAACTATAAAGGGGTGGATGGTGATATACTTTTCCTTACTTTGGCAAGCAAGTATGCAGAAGATTCAGGGGAATTAGTTGCTAAGGTCAAAAAAGCATTCCTAAGATTTATAAGAGGGATGAAAAGCTCAAAAGCTGAGGTTAACGGTAACGCTATACTTTTAGATTCAGGGCTCATAACATCATGTCCAAACCAAAGCTGGATTGATAGTTTTTGGCATTTTGGTAAAATTATAATATCTACTAGGATTCCGGAGGATTGGATAATACATGATATGAAGGTCAAGGAGGAAAAGGAGGTTCAGGATTACTTTATGATGCCTTCTTTTCTTCTACCAGAAGTAAATGCATATTGGATAAGGTTACTTAGAGATCGTTCTAGATTATCTGGAATGAATGGTCTTTGTAGCAAGCTATTTAGTAAAGCGATTAACTCTTTTAAGAAGAATTTTTGGGATGAAGGTTCAAATTTCCTATACA from Candidatus Methylarchaceae archaeon HK02M2 includes the following:
- a CDS encoding glycosyltransferase family 4 protein, coding for MLVGGLGIYAEYITRQFVELGHDVSVFTLNNIGIKTREIIKGVEVHRPMIADASNVFPLFVSEDLRRWGTHIKFFSDMFVYNILSATKFVNELIRKNGDNYDIICVHDWLSSITGLTIKNELKIPMVFHIHSTEWGRSGDGGSRIISHLENTTAQVADSNITVSYLMKEDLTRHGWDEKKIHVVWNGVDPERYNLENVNKEAGQKLRDKYNIKEDEQMILFIGRLAWVKGVRNLIQALPLILNEFPKTKLVVLGKGEEQKDVVELIERLGLNNSVICQFKFVPENERIIHYAAADVCAFPSVYEPFGIVSLEAMAMKKPVVVGARGIVGFKEQILSSGPDQNGIHVNGSDPVDIAWGIKEVLRDSNRAKKWGNNGRNRVLKYFTWKFAAEQTIKIYESLIV